One segment of Metallosphaera cuprina Ar-4 DNA contains the following:
- the cbsA gene encoding cytochrome b558/566 subunit A, whose protein sequence is MMRRVGNRKALMILSIAILVASVIMGFVSIPMAQTTPQLVAYKITGSANLNAPGNESFWSKIPWDNISLTANIPQAPTSGLTHYVLVKTAWNGTDLMILMRWQASDPAFGAWSAAAASLYPSASGPGLFREILLTPGTTYSLNTSYGNYFAIVNGKQVTGRLVLNYSGILLPTPNMTQIQVLPNGSIILYHSLRGMEDLLYNNGMFYGYYVNNSWYYPDRAAIMWYMGTVIPPTTDCMNIGGKFPGQVFDGFTLKDAGGSLQQQGGAANIWMWVSGATWNNKTYDPAFSANLWNNESLTGLSYTDPGNQGFAVPLYTNNTDMYEVDTAGIWYSPVTSSGLNGSLFFVKTGATYSDGFWTVEYVRPLQVPQSYSRWMPNFSVGNTYYVAFAVWQGKLGETLFDKSITSGFLQFTLSNSAPTTTTTTTTTTTTTTTTTNTTSTSSSSVGNVTLDVTIVGAIVAIIVLIALYVVFRR, encoded by the coding sequence ATGATGCGTCGAGTGGGTAATAGAAAGGCCTTAATGATATTAAGTATAGCAATACTTGTCGCCTCAGTAATTATGGGATTTGTCAGCATTCCAATGGCACAAACCACCCCCCAGCTCGTTGCTTATAAGATCACAGGCTCTGCGAATCTTAACGCCCCAGGAAACGAAAGCTTTTGGTCTAAAATTCCTTGGGATAACATATCTTTAACTGCTAATATACCACAGGCCCCAACCTCAGGTTTAACTCACTACGTTTTAGTAAAGACCGCTTGGAACGGGACCGATCTCATGATATTAATGAGATGGCAAGCCTCTGATCCGGCGTTTGGAGCATGGTCTGCAGCCGCAGCGTCCTTATATCCATCTGCTAGTGGTCCGGGCCTTTTCAGGGAGATCTTGTTAACTCCAGGAACTACGTATTCTCTTAACACGAGTTATGGCAACTACTTTGCAATAGTGAACGGCAAACAAGTTACCGGGAGGTTGGTATTAAACTACTCTGGCATACTTCTTCCTACACCCAATATGACTCAGATCCAAGTTCTACCTAACGGAAGTATCATTCTATACCATTCTCTCAGGGGGATGGAGGATCTCCTCTACAACAATGGAATGTTTTACGGCTATTACGTTAACAATAGCTGGTATTACCCAGATAGAGCTGCGATAATGTGGTATATGGGGACGGTAATACCTCCAACCACTGACTGTATGAACATAGGAGGCAAGTTTCCGGGTCAAGTGTTTGACGGTTTTACATTAAAGGACGCAGGAGGCTCATTGCAACAGCAGGGAGGTGCTGCGAATATATGGATGTGGGTGTCTGGAGCAACTTGGAACAACAAAACCTATGACCCTGCATTCAGCGCAAATCTTTGGAATAACGAATCCCTAACAGGTCTTTCATATACCGATCCTGGAAACCAAGGCTTTGCAGTTCCGCTTTACACTAACAACACTGACATGTATGAGGTCGACACAGCGGGTATATGGTATTCCCCGGTCACCTCATCTGGTCTTAACGGATCGTTGTTCTTCGTGAAGACTGGAGCTACTTACTCTGACGGTTTCTGGACAGTTGAATACGTGAGACCTTTACAAGTACCTCAGTCCTACTCTAGATGGATGCCTAACTTTTCTGTAGGTAATACATACTATGTAGCTTTCGCAGTGTGGCAGGGTAAATTAGGTGAGACACTATTTGATAAGTCCATAACCTCAGGGTTCCTTCAGTTCACGCTGTCTAATTCCGCCCCTACTACCACTACCACCACCACAACTACTACCACTACCACCACCACAACTACCAACACTACATCAACTTCATCCTCTAGCGTTGGTAACGTTACTCTAGACGTAACAATAGTAGGTGCGATAGTTGCGATAATAGTTCTAATAGCACTTTATGTGGTGTTCAGGAGATGA